From Parus major isolate Abel chromosome 1A, Parus_major1.1, whole genome shotgun sequence, the proteins below share one genomic window:
- the DYRK4 gene encoding dual specificity tyrosine-phosphorylation-regulated kinase 4 isoform X1, whose protein sequence is MLTEIVDKSSHVDAFSQSQLTVQERDHLGSNRVFHQRVSCGVLSLPHLEGQVKHGLAADTANPPPFESSLTQIANKSLQSVLPSLQENGTQGNFPQFNLPDSLPESDTRVHTKPSELESTSIGVKLPMTASEALKNFRNQLTVYEQKEIFNYTELWFLGLEAKKIEGLPETQNNNCYDDEHGSYLKVLHDHIAYRYEVLEVIGKGSFGQVAKCLDHKTNELVALKIIRNKKRFHSQALVEVKILDALLKKDKDDTHNIIHMKEYFYFRNHFCISFELLGINLYELIKKNNFQGFSLSLIRHFTRCVLRCLQVLYQERIIHCDLKPENILLYHNGQGSVKVIDFGSSCYEDQRVYTYVQSRFYRSPEVILGHPYAMAVDMWSLGCIIAELYTGYPLFPGENEADQLACIMEVLGLPPADFIQAASRRRTFFDSKGFPKSITNSKGKKRCPDSKDLSTVLNTHDAGFLDFLKGCLMWEPSLRMTPDEAMKHAWIQEPKIFRKTQAPRKMSDGSFSALENRRETIQNLWKNAADKVRSELADRLTPFTGTAESDVQNTRKHAIPDKYFENHMEKPIKYNQAEDSGERALPKTSLFFPPIK, encoded by the exons ATGCTGACAGAAATAGTTGACAAG TCTTCCCATGTGGATGCTTTTTCTCAGTCTCAGCTGACTGTTCAAGAGAGGGATCATCTGGGCTCTAACAGAGTTTTCCATCAG AGAGTCAGCTGTGGTGTCCTTTCCCTCCCACATCTGGAAGGTCAAGTGAAGCATGGTCTGGCTGCAGACACTGCAAACCCTCCCCCCTTTGAGAGCAGCCTGACTCAAATAGCAAATAAGAGCTTGCAGAGTGTCCTCCCCTCTCTTCAG GAAAATGGAACTCAAGGCAATTTTCCCCAATTTAACCTTCCAGACAGTCTTCCTGAGAGTGATACCAGAGTCCATACAAAACCATCTGAACTGGAGAGCACCAGCATTGGGGTCAAACTGCCTATGACAGCTTCAG AAGCCTTGAAAAATTTTAGAAACCAGTTAACAGTCTAtgagcaaaaagaaattttcaattATACAGAGCTCTGGTTTCTTGGCCTGGAAGCTAAAAAGATTGAAGGTTTGCCTGAAACCCAGAATAATAATTGTTATGATGATGAGCATGGTTCCTACTTAAAG GTTTTACATGACCACATTGCCTACCGCTACGAAGTCTTGGAGGTCATTGGGAAAGGGTCGTTTGGGCAGGTGGCCAAATGTCTGGATCACAAAACCAATGAGTTAGTGGCATTGAAAATAATAAGGAATAAGAAAAG ATTTCACAGCCAGGCTTTGGTAGAAGTGAAGATCCTTGATGCTCTGctgaagaaagacaaagatGACACTCACAATATCATCCACATGAAGGAATACTTCTACTTTCGCAATCACTTCTGTATCTCCTTTGAACTGCTGGG AATAAATTTGTATGAGCTGATCAAAAAGAACAATTTCCAAGGCTTCAGCCTGTCTTTGATTCGCCACTTCACTCGCTGTGTGCTGAGGTGTTTACAAGTGCTCTACCAGGAAAGAATCATTCACTGTGATCTGAAGCCT gagaACATACTATTATACCACAATGGGCAAGGTTCGGTCAAAGTTATTGATTTTGGATCAAGCTGCTATGAAGACCAAAGAG TGTACACCTATGTTCAGAGCCGCTTTTATCGCTCCCCTGAGGTGATTCTTGGTCATCCTTATGCTATGGCTGTTGATATGTGGAGCTTAGGCTGTATCATAGCAGAGCTTTACACAGGCTACCCACTGTTCCCAGGGGAAAATGAAGCTGATCAACTTGCCTGCATCATGGAG GTATTGGGTCTTCCACCAGCTGATTTTATCCAGGCTGCATCAAGGAGGAGAACATTCTTTG attccAAGGGTTTTCCTAAATCCATAACTAacagcaaggggaaaaagagatgCCCAGACTCCAAGGATCTAAGCACAGTGCTGAACACTCACGATGCTGGTTTCTTGGACTTTTTGAAAGGATGCTTAAT GTGGGAGCCTTCTCTGCGCATGACTCCCGATGAAGCGATGAAACACGCGTGGATCCAGGAGCCAAAAATATTCCGGAAAACACAGGCTCCAAGGAAGATGAGTGATGGCTCattctctgctctggaaaataGAAGAGAGACCATTC AGAATCTctggaaaaatgcagctgaCAAAGTGAGAAGTGAATTGGCTGACAGACTGACTCccttcacaggcacagcagaaagTGATGTGCAGAACACAAGGAAGCATGCTATTccagacaaatattttgaaaaccacATGGAAAAGCCTATTAAATACAATCAAGCAGAAGACAGTGGCGAAAGAGCTCTTccaaaaacttctctttttttcccaccaatTAAGTAA
- the DYRK4 gene encoding dual specificity tyrosine-phosphorylation-regulated kinase 4 isoform X2, producing MLTEIVDKSSHVDAFSQSQLTVQERDHLGSNRVFHQRVSCGVLSLPHLEGQVKHGLAADTANPPPFESSLTQIANKSLQSVLPSLQENGTQGNFPQFNLPDSLPESDTRVHTKPSELESTSIGVKLPMTASELWFLGLEAKKIEGLPETQNNNCYDDEHGSYLKVLHDHIAYRYEVLEVIGKGSFGQVAKCLDHKTNELVALKIIRNKKRFHSQALVEVKILDALLKKDKDDTHNIIHMKEYFYFRNHFCISFELLGINLYELIKKNNFQGFSLSLIRHFTRCVLRCLQVLYQERIIHCDLKPENILLYHNGQGSVKVIDFGSSCYEDQRVYTYVQSRFYRSPEVILGHPYAMAVDMWSLGCIIAELYTGYPLFPGENEADQLACIMEVLGLPPADFIQAASRRRTFFDSKGFPKSITNSKGKKRCPDSKDLSTVLNTHDAGFLDFLKGCLMWEPSLRMTPDEAMKHAWIQEPKIFRKTQAPRKMSDGSFSALENRRETIQNLWKNAADKVRSELADRLTPFTGTAESDVQNTRKHAIPDKYFENHMEKPIKYNQAEDSGERALPKTSLFFPPIK from the exons ATGCTGACAGAAATAGTTGACAAG TCTTCCCATGTGGATGCTTTTTCTCAGTCTCAGCTGACTGTTCAAGAGAGGGATCATCTGGGCTCTAACAGAGTTTTCCATCAG AGAGTCAGCTGTGGTGTCCTTTCCCTCCCACATCTGGAAGGTCAAGTGAAGCATGGTCTGGCTGCAGACACTGCAAACCCTCCCCCCTTTGAGAGCAGCCTGACTCAAATAGCAAATAAGAGCTTGCAGAGTGTCCTCCCCTCTCTTCAG GAAAATGGAACTCAAGGCAATTTTCCCCAATTTAACCTTCCAGACAGTCTTCCTGAGAGTGATACCAGAGTCCATACAAAACCATCTGAACTGGAGAGCACCAGCATTGGGGTCAAACTGCCTATGACAGCTTCAG AGCTCTGGTTTCTTGGCCTGGAAGCTAAAAAGATTGAAGGTTTGCCTGAAACCCAGAATAATAATTGTTATGATGATGAGCATGGTTCCTACTTAAAG GTTTTACATGACCACATTGCCTACCGCTACGAAGTCTTGGAGGTCATTGGGAAAGGGTCGTTTGGGCAGGTGGCCAAATGTCTGGATCACAAAACCAATGAGTTAGTGGCATTGAAAATAATAAGGAATAAGAAAAG ATTTCACAGCCAGGCTTTGGTAGAAGTGAAGATCCTTGATGCTCTGctgaagaaagacaaagatGACACTCACAATATCATCCACATGAAGGAATACTTCTACTTTCGCAATCACTTCTGTATCTCCTTTGAACTGCTGGG AATAAATTTGTATGAGCTGATCAAAAAGAACAATTTCCAAGGCTTCAGCCTGTCTTTGATTCGCCACTTCACTCGCTGTGTGCTGAGGTGTTTACAAGTGCTCTACCAGGAAAGAATCATTCACTGTGATCTGAAGCCT gagaACATACTATTATACCACAATGGGCAAGGTTCGGTCAAAGTTATTGATTTTGGATCAAGCTGCTATGAAGACCAAAGAG TGTACACCTATGTTCAGAGCCGCTTTTATCGCTCCCCTGAGGTGATTCTTGGTCATCCTTATGCTATGGCTGTTGATATGTGGAGCTTAGGCTGTATCATAGCAGAGCTTTACACAGGCTACCCACTGTTCCCAGGGGAAAATGAAGCTGATCAACTTGCCTGCATCATGGAG GTATTGGGTCTTCCACCAGCTGATTTTATCCAGGCTGCATCAAGGAGGAGAACATTCTTTG attccAAGGGTTTTCCTAAATCCATAACTAacagcaaggggaaaaagagatgCCCAGACTCCAAGGATCTAAGCACAGTGCTGAACACTCACGATGCTGGTTTCTTGGACTTTTTGAAAGGATGCTTAAT GTGGGAGCCTTCTCTGCGCATGACTCCCGATGAAGCGATGAAACACGCGTGGATCCAGGAGCCAAAAATATTCCGGAAAACACAGGCTCCAAGGAAGATGAGTGATGGCTCattctctgctctggaaaataGAAGAGAGACCATTC AGAATCTctggaaaaatgcagctgaCAAAGTGAGAAGTGAATTGGCTGACAGACTGACTCccttcacaggcacagcagaaagTGATGTGCAGAACACAAGGAAGCATGCTATTccagacaaatattttgaaaaccacATGGAAAAGCCTATTAAATACAATCAAGCAGAAGACAGTGGCGAAAGAGCTCTTccaaaaacttctctttttttcccaccaatTAAGTAA